One Agelaius phoeniceus isolate bAgePho1 chromosome 6, bAgePho1.hap1, whole genome shotgun sequence DNA window includes the following coding sequences:
- the LOC129122080 gene encoding proto-oncogene Mas-like: MRPSTTPMVLPTTAIHAPGTNQSGAVGQPEPSYTVLKFMESFCLLSAACGMVGNGLVLWYLGFRIRRNHFTVYILNLAAADFGYLLCIAVETVQYLMQFNVGVQFGIFLFLDLFMYGTGLYLLTAISIERCLSVLSPIWCRTHRPKHLSAVVSGLLWALSLLLNTLGYVLCTVRPSPRACQRLLIAIGALDFLVCAPLMLLFSLTLFLRVKCSSQPFQTGRLFTVIMLTILFFLIFAVPLSVLILLDFLGLKFLYSPEIGFVLSCVNSTLNPVIYFLVGSYRDQKFRLTLRLAFQRAFQDSADDRDERETRDTITMSS, from the coding sequence ATGAGACCCTCAACCACACCAATGGTCCTTCCAACCACAGCCATCCATGCTCCTGGGACCAACCAGAGCGGGGCTGTGGGACAACCCGAGCCATCCTACACTGTGCTCAAGTTCATGGAGAGCTTCTGCCTGCTGAGTGCTGCCTGTGGGATGGTGGGGAACGGCCTGGTCCTGTGGTACCTGGGCTTCCGCATCCGCAGGAACCACTTCACCGTCTACATCCTGAACCTGGCAGCCGCCGACTTTGGTTACCTGCTGTGCATCGCCGTGGAGACCGTGCAGTACCTGATGCAGTTCAACGTGGGGGTGCAGTTCGGGATCTTCCTCTTCCTGGATCTCTTCATGTACGGCACGGGCCTGTACCTGCTGACAGCCATCAGCATTGAGCGCTGCCTGTCCGTGCTGTCCCCCATCTGGTGCCGGACACACCGCCCGAAGCACCTGTCTGCCGTGGTGTCTGGCCTGCTCtgggccctgtccctgctcctgaaCACTCTGGGATATGTTCTGTGCACCGTTCGCCCCTCTCCCAGGGCCTGCCAGCGCCTGCTCATCGCCATCGGAGCCTTGGATTTCCTCGTCTGCGCACCGCTCATGCTGCTCTTCAGCCTCACCCTCTTCCTGCGGGTCaagtgcagctcccagcccttccaAACGGGCCGGCTCTTCACCGTCATCATGCTCACCatcctcttcttcctcatttTCGCCGTGCCCCTCAGTGTCCTCATCCTCCTGGACTTCTTGGGCCTCAAGTTCCTCTATTCCCCAGAGATTGGCTTTGTGCTGTCCTGTGTCAACAGCACCCTCAACCCCGTCATTTACTTCCTGGTGGGAAGCTACAGGGATCAGAAATTCCGGCTCACCCTCAGGCTGGCATTCCAGAGGGCCTTCCAAGACTCAGCAGATGACAGAGACGAGCGGGAAACGCGGGACACGATAACCATGTCCTCCTAA